From Paraburkholderia sabiae, a single genomic window includes:
- the urtB gene encoding urea ABC transporter permease subunit UrtB, translating into MAYSLSTLAARGLLIAALAVLLPASAHALTTDEVAPLAGDDFDAKSAAIDKLIANHDAPSLALLKALSEDSALATDSGEVLIQDGDTSHDALTGKTVAAGDAQPVTLNNLLRSKVAGALSGLQLESPDAEKRAAAIAALLKNPDPSMKPQIDAARAKETDPTLKKRLDTLWAMTALHDSDAAKRLEAVKLVAARHDLEMYELLRPLVAKKPNGTFVESDPLVRETAQQGIDALDSIQRRSEIVGTLFAGLSLGSVLLLAALGLAITYGLIGVINMAHGEFLMIGAYATYVVQNLVQRYMPGAFDWYPLLAVPASFVVAALVGIVLERLVLKHLYGRPLETLLTTFGVSLILIQATRMLFGAQNVQVVNPSWMSGGVTVMQNLILPYNRLAILAFSLIVVAIAWAVLTKTRLGLFVRAVTQNRRMAACVGVKTAYVDSYAFAFGAGIAGLGGCALSQIGNVGPDLGQSYIIDSFMAVVLGGVGQLAGTVIGGFGLGLVSKAVEPFWGAVLAKIAVLVLIVLFIQKRPQGMFALKGRSAEA; encoded by the coding sequence ATGGCGTACTCACTTTCCACGCTCGCGGCTCGCGGCCTGCTCATCGCAGCGCTGGCTGTTCTTTTGCCGGCGAGCGCCCACGCACTGACGACCGACGAAGTCGCGCCGCTCGCCGGTGACGATTTCGACGCGAAGTCGGCAGCCATCGACAAGCTGATCGCGAATCACGATGCGCCCTCGCTTGCGCTGCTGAAGGCGCTCTCCGAAGACAGCGCGCTTGCCACCGATAGCGGCGAAGTCCTGATACAGGACGGCGACACTTCACACGACGCTTTAACCGGAAAAACAGTCGCCGCCGGCGACGCGCAGCCGGTCACACTGAACAACCTGTTGCGCTCGAAAGTCGCGGGCGCATTGTCGGGCCTGCAACTCGAATCGCCCGACGCTGAAAAACGCGCCGCCGCGATCGCTGCGCTGCTAAAGAACCCCGATCCTTCGATGAAGCCGCAGATCGACGCCGCGCGCGCGAAGGAAACCGATCCGACGCTGAAGAAGCGTCTCGACACGCTCTGGGCGATGACGGCGCTGCACGACAGCGATGCCGCGAAGCGCCTCGAAGCCGTGAAGCTCGTCGCCGCACGTCACGATCTCGAGATGTACGAACTGCTGCGCCCGCTCGTTGCGAAGAAGCCGAACGGCACGTTCGTCGAAAGCGATCCGCTGGTGCGCGAGACGGCGCAGCAAGGCATCGATGCGCTCGATTCGATCCAGCGCCGCAGCGAGATCGTGGGGACGCTGTTCGCGGGTCTGTCGCTCGGCAGCGTGCTGCTGCTCGCGGCGCTCGGTCTTGCGATCACGTATGGCCTGATCGGCGTGATCAACATGGCGCACGGCGAGTTCCTGATGATCGGTGCCTATGCGACTTATGTCGTGCAGAACCTCGTGCAGCGCTACATGCCGGGCGCGTTCGACTGGTATCCGCTGCTCGCCGTGCCCGCTTCGTTCGTGGTGGCCGCGCTCGTCGGCATCGTGCTCGAACGGCTCGTTTTGAAGCACCTGTACGGACGTCCGCTCGAAACGCTGCTGACCACGTTCGGCGTCAGCCTGATCCTGATCCAGGCGACGCGCATGCTGTTCGGCGCGCAGAACGTGCAGGTCGTGAATCCTTCGTGGATGAGCGGCGGCGTCACGGTGATGCAGAACCTGATCCTGCCATACAACCGGCTCGCGATCCTCGCGTTCTCGCTGATCGTCGTCGCGATCGCGTGGGCCGTGCTGACGAAGACGCGCCTCGGTCTCTTCGTGCGCGCCGTCACGCAGAATCGCCGGATGGCCGCATGCGTCGGCGTGAAGACCGCGTACGTCGATTCGTATGCGTTCGCGTTCGGTGCGGGCATCGCAGGACTCGGCGGCTGCGCGCTGTCGCAGATCGGCAATGTCGGGCCGGACCTCGGGCAGAGCTACATCATCGATTCGTTCATGGCCGTCGTGCTGGGCGGCGTCGGCCAGCTGGCGGGGACGGTGATCGGCGGCTTCGGGCTGGGTCTCGTCAGCAAGGCCGTCGAGCCGTTCTGGGGCGCCGTGCTCGCGAAGATCGCGGTGCTCGTGCTGATCGTGCTGTTCATCCAGAAGCGTCCGCAGGGCATGTTCGCCCTCAAGGGCCGCAGCGCGGAGGCGTGA
- a CDS encoding DUF3443 domain-containing protein: MKTYFSRRASTRPLVAVLLAASITLSACGGGGGSDNSSGPAVTNTAPKRPAGSASTPAAASSPTGASTPSAATPASGTSTANNDTNQTGNNTNTNTNDPPPVVVNSVPITIDNTLDPTIVNTPYVSVTLCVPGAQSASQCLTLDHMLLDTGSVGVRVMSSALGAALAGKLPVQTGASNDSTGKAPLAQCALFASGYTWGPIRRADVKIGGETASDLPIQLIGDSGFTLIPSDCIRRGVHSMNTVQDLGANGIVGIGHLARDFPEAAQATLAATYYYCQTSWSCAAASVPLASQTANPVSAFATDNNGTIIRLPALPATGRATVTGELLFGIGTRDNNALPANATRLNVSDRGLFNTTYGGSTMSSVVDSGSNGLFFQDSTLPVSAPSNGWYIPATTQNLSASMISKTGDVRSTVPFAIANSSNLFALGYAAHDNLGAPLNSMFMWGLPFFYGRSVYTVLSDAYAGSQKGPYVAF; encoded by the coding sequence ATGAAAACCTACTTCTCGCGTCGCGCTTCGACCCGCCCCTTAGTCGCCGTGCTACTCGCGGCCAGCATCACGCTGAGCGCATGTGGCGGCGGTGGCGGCAGCGATAACAGTTCCGGCCCAGCGGTAACCAATACCGCACCGAAGAGACCGGCGGGCTCGGCCAGCACGCCTGCGGCAGCCAGTTCGCCGACGGGTGCGAGTACGCCTTCGGCAGCAACGCCCGCAAGCGGAACGAGCACGGCGAACAACGACACTAACCAGACCGGCAACAACACCAACACCAACACCAACGATCCGCCGCCCGTCGTCGTCAACAGCGTCCCCATCACAATCGACAACACGCTCGACCCAACGATCGTCAACACGCCGTATGTCAGCGTGACACTCTGCGTGCCGGGCGCGCAGAGCGCATCTCAGTGCCTAACGCTGGATCACATGCTGCTCGACACAGGCTCGGTTGGCGTACGCGTGATGTCGTCAGCTCTCGGCGCGGCGCTCGCCGGCAAATTGCCCGTGCAGACAGGGGCGTCGAATGATTCGACGGGCAAGGCGCCGCTCGCACAGTGCGCGCTCTTCGCTTCCGGCTACACGTGGGGTCCGATACGCCGCGCCGACGTGAAGATCGGCGGCGAGACGGCGAGCGACCTCCCGATCCAGTTGATCGGCGACAGCGGCTTCACGTTGATACCCTCCGACTGCATCAGGCGCGGCGTACACAGCATGAACACCGTGCAGGATCTGGGCGCGAACGGCATCGTCGGCATCGGCCATCTGGCGCGTGACTTTCCGGAAGCGGCGCAAGCGACGCTCGCGGCCACGTACTACTACTGTCAGACGTCGTGGTCGTGTGCCGCCGCGAGCGTACCGCTCGCGAGTCAGACGGCCAACCCCGTTTCCGCCTTCGCGACCGACAACAACGGCACGATCATCCGCCTGCCCGCACTGCCGGCAACGGGCCGGGCGACCGTAACGGGTGAACTGCTGTTCGGCATCGGCACGCGCGACAACAATGCGCTGCCTGCCAACGCCACGCGACTCAACGTGTCGGATCGCGGACTGTTCAACACGACCTATGGCGGAAGCACGATGTCGAGCGTCGTCGATAGCGGATCGAACGGGCTGTTCTTCCAGGATTCGACGCTGCCCGTTTCTGCGCCGAGCAACGGCTGGTATATACCCGCTACCACCCAGAACCTGAGCGCGTCAATGATCTCGAAAACGGGCGACGTCCGCTCGACGGTCCCGTTCGCCATCGCCAATTCGTCGAACCTGTTCGCGCTGGGCTACGCCGCGCACGACAATCTCGGCGCACCGCTCAACAGCATGTTCATGTGGGGCTTGCCGTTCTTCTACGGACGCAGCGTCTATACGGTGCTGAGCGACGCGTATGCAGGCTCCCAGAAGGGACCTTACGTCGCCTTCTGA
- a CDS encoding sugar ABC transporter ATP-binding protein: MSLAVRFDDIRKDFGPVRVLHGVSFDLAPGRIYGLLGENGAGKSTLMKILAGYETATEGTVLIDGHAQQFDGSRDAEAAGIVLIHQEFNLAEHLTIAQNMYLGHEKRKGFFVDDTAMRSEAKRYLEQVGLHKHPDTKVRDLIVAEKQMVEIAKALSRRARLLIMDEPTATLTPSETERLFALMSKLKADGVTIVYISHKLDEVEHITDEVIVMRDGRFVARSETALLARQQMANLMVGRELSDMFPDKTPPAADAPVALNVRNLSVPEWVDDLSFEVRAGEVFGFAGLVGAGRTEAFEAIIGLRKRTAGTIEIAGRKADLHTPRDAMRRGLTYLSEDRKGKGLHVNLSLQDNLTLMTLDRYAHPLLDMKAGREALTRAVREFGIRTGDLGSRARMLSGGNQQKLALAKFLQPDPNVIVLDEPTRGVDIGAKRDIYFLIHRLAAEGRAVVVISSELIELIGLCHRVAVMRAGRLQATLGAGHLTEEELIAHATGTH; encoded by the coding sequence ATGAGCCTCGCCGTCCGTTTCGACGATATCCGCAAAGATTTCGGCCCCGTGCGCGTGCTGCACGGCGTGAGCTTCGATCTCGCGCCCGGACGCATCTACGGTCTGCTCGGCGAGAACGGCGCGGGCAAGTCGACGTTGATGAAGATTCTCGCGGGCTACGAAACGGCGACGGAAGGCACGGTGCTGATCGACGGCCACGCGCAGCAGTTCGACGGCTCGCGCGATGCGGAAGCAGCGGGAATCGTGCTGATTCACCAGGAGTTCAATCTCGCCGAGCATCTGACGATCGCGCAGAACATGTATCTCGGCCACGAGAAGCGCAAGGGTTTCTTCGTCGACGACACGGCGATGCGCAGCGAGGCGAAGCGGTATCTGGAGCAGGTCGGTCTGCACAAGCATCCCGATACGAAGGTGCGCGATCTGATCGTCGCGGAAAAGCAGATGGTGGAGATCGCGAAGGCGCTGTCGCGGCGCGCGCGGCTCCTGATCATGGACGAGCCGACGGCGACGCTCACGCCCTCCGAAACGGAGCGCCTCTTCGCGCTGATGAGCAAGCTCAAGGCCGACGGCGTGACGATCGTCTACATCTCGCACAAGCTCGATGAAGTCGAGCACATCACCGACGAAGTGATCGTGATGCGCGACGGCCGCTTCGTTGCGCGCAGCGAGACGGCACTGCTCGCGCGGCAGCAGATGGCGAACCTGATGGTCGGGCGCGAACTGTCCGACATGTTCCCCGACAAGACGCCGCCCGCCGCCGATGCACCCGTCGCGCTGAACGTGCGCAACCTGAGCGTGCCCGAGTGGGTCGACGATCTGAGCTTCGAGGTGCGCGCGGGCGAAGTGTTCGGCTTTGCGGGACTGGTCGGTGCGGGCCGCACGGAAGCGTTCGAGGCGATCATCGGTTTGCGCAAGCGCACGGCGGGGACGATCGAAATCGCGGGACGCAAGGCCGATCTGCACACCCCGCGCGATGCGATGCGACGCGGGCTCACGTACTTGAGCGAAGACCGCAAGGGCAAGGGTCTGCATGTGAACCTGAGCCTGCAGGACAACCTGACGCTGATGACGCTCGACCGCTACGCGCATCCGTTGCTCGACATGAAGGCAGGACGCGAAGCGTTGACGCGTGCCGTGCGCGAGTTCGGCATTCGCACGGGCGACCTGGGAAGCCGTGCGCGCATGCTGTCGGGCGGCAATCAGCAGAAGCTCGCGCTCGCCAAGTTTCTGCAACCGGATCCGAACGTGATCGTGCTCGACGAACCGACGCGCGGCGTCGACATCGGTGCGAAACGCGACATCTATTTTCTGATTCACCGGCTGGCTGCCGAAGGGCGTGCCGTCGTCGTCATTTCATCGGAACTGATCGAGCTGATCGGGCTATGCCATCGCGTCGCGGTGATGCGCGCGGGCCGGCTGCAGGCGACGCTCGGTGCCGGCCATCTGACCGAAGAGGAGTTGATCGCTCATGCAACGGGCACACACTGA
- a CDS encoding protein-L-isoaspartate O-methyltransferase family protein gives MNIEQARFNMIEQQIRPWEVLDQDVLNLLSIVKRENFVPAAYRELAFVDFEIPLPAGQHMLAPRVEARVLQELAVKKHETVLEIGAGSGYMASLLAHRAQHVLTVDIEPELAELAKANLAANGVLNAEVATGDGARGWAAAAPYDIICVSGGLPVLPQEILEQLKVGGRLAAFVGTAPVMKAQIITRVDEKQFRIADVFETFVEPLQNAVHAPRFKF, from the coding sequence ATGAACATCGAACAAGCGCGTTTCAACATGATTGAACAGCAAATCCGTCCGTGGGAAGTACTCGACCAGGACGTGCTGAATCTGCTGTCGATCGTCAAGCGTGAGAATTTCGTGCCCGCCGCATACCGCGAGCTGGCGTTCGTCGATTTCGAAATTCCGCTGCCCGCCGGCCAGCACATGCTCGCACCGCGCGTCGAGGCACGCGTGTTGCAAGAACTGGCGGTGAAGAAGCACGAAACGGTGCTGGAAATCGGCGCGGGTTCGGGCTACATGGCATCGCTTCTCGCGCATCGTGCACAGCACGTGCTGACGGTGGATATCGAGCCGGAACTGGCCGAACTCGCGAAGGCGAACCTCGCCGCGAACGGCGTGCTGAACGCCGAAGTCGCGACGGGCGACGGCGCCCGCGGCTGGGCCGCTGCCGCGCCGTACGACATCATCTGCGTGTCGGGCGGCCTGCCCGTGCTGCCGCAGGAAATTCTCGAGCAACTGAAGGTCGGTGGCCGTCTGGCGGCATTCGTCGGCACCGCTCCCGTGATGAAGGCGCAGATCATCACGCGCGTCGACGAGAAGCAGTTCCGTATCGCCGACGTGTTCGAAACCTTTGTCGAACCGCTGCAGAACGCCGTGCACGCGCCGCGCTTCAAGTTCTGA
- a CDS encoding LacI family DNA-binding transcriptional regulator yields MSIAGVAEQAGVSVATVSRVLNGHSNVRPATRDKVLAAVATSGYRVNELARNLRTAESRLLLTMVPDVGNPFYAEVIRGIDVVARQHGYFMLLCDTGADPGRERSYFDLLRRRRADGAICLDPATVQQALAEESNALPWVACCEFDSSVGVPYVGIDNYRAAGDAVRHLLARGHRRIALINSDDHYLYAQQRQRGYLDALREAGIEPDERWRINVNSLDYEAGASAAALLMTLADAPTAVFAVSDTLAIGVISGLRSVGKRVPDDVAVAGFDDISLAAQIDPPLTTIAQPMRELGETAARLLLQRLANPLENVPGVLLPHRLVVRKSA; encoded by the coding sequence CTGTCGATCGCCGGCGTCGCCGAGCAGGCGGGCGTGTCCGTGGCGACGGTGTCGCGCGTGCTGAACGGCCATTCGAACGTCCGCCCGGCAACGCGCGACAAGGTGCTGGCCGCCGTCGCGACGAGCGGGTATCGCGTGAACGAACTCGCGCGCAATCTGCGCACGGCCGAAAGCCGCCTGTTGTTGACAATGGTGCCCGACGTCGGCAATCCGTTCTACGCGGAAGTGATCCGCGGCATCGATGTCGTTGCGCGTCAGCACGGCTACTTCATGCTGTTGTGCGACACGGGCGCCGATCCCGGCCGCGAGCGCAGCTATTTCGACCTGCTGCGGCGACGCCGTGCGGACGGCGCGATCTGCCTCGATCCCGCCACCGTGCAGCAGGCGCTCGCCGAGGAATCGAACGCGCTGCCGTGGGTCGCGTGCTGCGAGTTCGATTCATCGGTGGGCGTGCCGTATGTGGGCATCGACAATTACCGCGCGGCGGGCGACGCTGTGCGCCATCTGCTCGCGCGCGGCCACCGGCGCATCGCGCTGATCAACTCCGACGATCACTACCTGTACGCGCAACAGCGCCAGCGAGGCTATCTGGACGCGCTGCGCGAGGCCGGCATCGAGCCTGACGAACGCTGGCGCATCAACGTGAACAGCCTCGACTACGAAGCGGGCGCCTCGGCGGCGGCGCTGCTGATGACGCTGGCCGACGCGCCGACGGCCGTGTTCGCCGTCTCCGACACGCTCGCGATCGGCGTGATCAGCGGCCTGCGCAGCGTCGGCAAGCGCGTGCCGGACGATGTGGCCGTCGCCGGTTTCGACGACATCTCGCTCGCCGCGCAGATCGACCCGCCGCTCACGACGATCGCGCAGCCGATGCGCGAACTCGGCGAAACAGCCGCGCGTCTGTTGCTGCAGCGGCTCGCGAATCCACTCGAGAACGTGCCGGGCGTGCTGCTGCCGCATCGGCTCGTCGTCCGAAAGAGCGCCTGA
- the urtD gene encoding urea ABC transporter ATP-binding protein UrtD, with the protein MNENPMVPDLALPEEHALSGVASLGRAVVPGEIDVSHGAILYLEDVTVSFDGFRALNALSLSIDVGELRCIIGPNGAGKTTMMDVITGKTSPDTGKVFLGQTIDLTRMNEPSIARAGIGRKFQKPTVFEQHPVWENLELAMKMDKGWVASLRARLDRSAQARIEETLSLIRLEGEALRPAGELSHGQKQRLEIGMLLMQQPALLLLDEPAAGMTDDETMELAALLNHLRGTCSMMVVEHDMEFVAALAGDTGKVTVMAEGRVLAEGTLDHVKRDSAVVESYLGR; encoded by the coding sequence ATGAACGAAAACCCGATGGTTCCCGATCTCGCGCTGCCTGAAGAGCATGCATTGTCGGGGGTCGCTTCGTTGGGGCGCGCGGTGGTGCCTGGCGAGATCGACGTATCGCACGGCGCGATTCTGTATCTGGAAGACGTGACCGTTTCATTCGATGGCTTTCGCGCGTTGAATGCGTTGTCGCTGTCGATCGACGTGGGCGAACTGCGTTGCATCATCGGCCCGAACGGCGCGGGCAAGACGACGATGATGGACGTGATTACGGGCAAGACATCGCCCGATACGGGCAAGGTGTTTCTGGGGCAGACGATCGACCTCACGCGCATGAACGAGCCTTCGATTGCGCGCGCGGGCATTGGCCGCAAGTTTCAGAAGCCGACTGTGTTCGAGCAGCATCCCGTGTGGGAGAACCTCGAACTTGCGATGAAGATGGATAAGGGGTGGGTTGCTTCGCTGCGCGCGCGGTTGGATCGTTCTGCGCAGGCGCGGATTGAGGAGACTTTGTCTTTGATTCGGCTTGAAGGCGAGGCTTTACGGCCTGCTGGCGAGTTGTCGCATGGGCAGAAACAGCGTCTCGAGATTGGAATGTTGCTTATGCAGCAACCTGCTTTGTTGCTGCTCGATGAGCCTGCGGCTGGTATGACCGACGATGAGACTATGGAATTGGCCGCTCTCCTGAACCACTTGCGTGGGACCTGTTCCATGATGGTCGTTGAGCATGATATGGAGTTTGTGGCTGCTCTGGCCGGTGACACCGGCAAGGTTACTGTTATGGCTGAGGGCCGTGTTCTTGCCGAAGGCACTCTTGATCATGTGAAACGCGATTCGGCTGTTGTTGAGAGTTATCTCGGGCGGTAG
- the urtA gene encoding urea ABC transporter substrate-binding protein, which produces MKRRSLLKLGSMSGALALAGKVPFAHADTGSGPIKVGILHSLSGTMAISETSLKDTALMTIAEINASGGVMGRKLEPVVVDPASNWPLFAEKARQLLTQDKVACVFGCWTSVSRKSVLPVFEELNGLLFYPVQYEGEEMSRNVFYTGAAPNQQAIPATEYLMSAEGGGAKRFFLLGTDYVYPRTTNKILRAFLKSKGVQETDIQEVYTPFGHSDYQTIVASIKTFSQGGKTCVISTVNGDSNVPFYKELGNQGLKATDVPVVAFSVGEEELRGIDTKPLVGNLAAWNYFMSVKGPGNTKFKEQWAAWVKSQNLPGGTKRVTNDPMEATYVGIHMWKQAVEKAKSTDVDKVRVAMVGQKFAAPSGFTLEMDGNHHLHKPVMIGEVRADGQFNVVWKTKTAIRAQPWSPYIAGNQGKPDVVTSIPEFLRRRSRVA; this is translated from the coding sequence ATGAAACGTCGCAGTCTGCTGAAGCTCGGCTCCATGTCGGGCGCGCTCGCGCTCGCGGGCAAGGTTCCTTTCGCGCATGCCGATACGGGCAGCGGCCCGATCAAGGTCGGCATCCTGCATTCCCTGTCGGGCACGATGGCGATCTCGGAGACGTCGCTGAAAGACACGGCGCTGATGACGATCGCCGAAATCAACGCGAGCGGCGGCGTGATGGGCCGCAAGCTCGAACCCGTCGTCGTCGATCCCGCATCGAACTGGCCGCTCTTCGCCGAGAAAGCCCGCCAGCTTCTGACGCAGGACAAGGTCGCGTGCGTGTTCGGGTGCTGGACGTCCGTGTCGCGCAAGTCGGTACTGCCCGTGTTCGAGGAACTGAACGGCCTGCTCTTCTACCCGGTGCAATACGAAGGCGAAGAGATGTCGCGCAACGTGTTCTACACGGGCGCAGCGCCGAACCAGCAGGCGATCCCCGCCACCGAATATCTGATGAGCGCGGAAGGCGGCGGCGCCAAGCGCTTCTTCCTGCTCGGAACCGACTATGTGTACCCCCGCACGACCAACAAGATTCTGCGCGCCTTCCTCAAGTCGAAAGGCGTCCAGGAAACCGACATCCAGGAGGTCTACACGCCGTTCGGCCACAGCGACTATCAGACGATCGTCGCGAGCATCAAGACCTTCTCGCAGGGCGGCAAGACCTGCGTGATCTCGACGGTGAACGGCGACTCGAACGTGCCTTTCTACAAGGAACTCGGCAACCAGGGGCTGAAGGCGACCGACGTGCCCGTCGTCGCGTTCTCGGTCGGCGAAGAAGAGCTGCGCGGCATCGACACGAAGCCGCTGGTCGGCAACCTCGCCGCGTGGAACTACTTCATGTCGGTGAAGGGTCCGGGCAACACGAAGTTCAAGGAACAGTGGGCCGCGTGGGTCAAGTCGCAGAATCTGCCGGGCGGCACGAAGCGCGTGACCAACGACCCGATGGAAGCGACCTACGTCGGCATTCACATGTGGAAGCAGGCCGTCGAAAAAGCGAAGAGCACCGACGTCGACAAGGTGCGCGTCGCGATGGTCGGCCAGAAGTTCGCGGCGCCGTCGGGCTTCACGCTCGAGATGGACGGCAATCACCATCTGCACAAGCCGGTGATGATCGGCGAAGTGCGCGCGGACGGCCAGTTCAACGTCGTGTGGAAGACGAAGACCGCGATCCGTGCGCAGCCTTGGAGTCCGTATATCGCAGGCAATCAGGGCAAGCCGGATGTGGTCACCTCGATTCCCGAGTTTTTGCGGCGACGTTCGCGCGTCGCGTGA
- a CDS encoding DUF2844 domain-containing protein, with translation MKSIRIAAALALLSPVAGHATLGAAPLPSASVPATSASSRAALTAAASSAPYTTHETRTADGVTVREYASAANVVFAVTWQGPTRPDMQALLGSYFPNLIAAGRRAARGTGPLIARDGELQVESVGHQGAFAGRAYVPRLVPANVNVDALQ, from the coding sequence ATGAAATCGATCAGGATTGCTGCGGCGTTGGCGTTGCTGTCGCCCGTCGCAGGCCATGCGACGCTTGGCGCCGCGCCGTTGCCATCGGCAAGCGTTCCGGCAACGTCCGCTAGCTCGCGAGCCGCGCTGACAGCGGCCGCTTCCTCCGCGCCGTACACCACTCACGAAACGCGAACCGCCGACGGCGTCACGGTCCGCGAATATGCGTCGGCGGCGAATGTTGTTTTTGCGGTGACCTGGCAAGGGCCGACGCGACCCGACATGCAGGCGCTGCTCGGCAGCTACTTTCCTAACCTCATTGCCGCTGGACGCCGCGCGGCACGCGGCACGGGCCCGCTGATCGCGCGGGATGGCGAGTTGCAGGTCGAATCGGTTGGACATCAGGGAGCTTTTGCTGGCCGGGCCTACGTGCCGCGGCTTGTGCCCGCCAACGTCAATGTGGATGCGCTGCAATGA
- a CDS encoding rhodanese-like domain-containing protein, whose protein sequence is MQNLTAPALAEWLADKSRPTPVLLDVREPWEIETAKIAGSVSIPMREIPARSEELDDDVQIVCICHHGARSAQVAMFLESRGYKDVFNLYGGIDAWSRQVDASVPTY, encoded by the coding sequence ATGCAAAACCTGACCGCTCCCGCTCTGGCCGAATGGCTCGCCGACAAATCGCGTCCCACGCCCGTGCTCCTCGACGTGCGCGAGCCGTGGGAAATCGAAACGGCGAAGATCGCCGGCAGCGTGTCGATTCCGATGCGCGAGATTCCCGCGCGCAGCGAAGAACTCGACGATGACGTGCAGATCGTCTGCATCTGTCATCACGGCGCGCGCAGCGCGCAGGTCGCGATGTTCCTCGAATCGCGCGGCTACAAGGACGTGTTCAATCTGTACGGCGGTATCGACGCGTGGTCGCGTCAGGTGGATGCTTCCGTGCCGACTTATTGA
- the urtC gene encoding urea ABC transporter permease subunit UrtC translates to MTSATSHASASAALNARGVAAANERERLEGFALGLPPRPALLSRRAWQFLIALIVVIGLGVPFTALVLPETSTFHLSAYAMTLAGKLMCYAIAALALDLVWGYCGILSLGHGLFFALGGYAIGMYLMRAIGHDGKYGSDLPDFMVFLDWHQLPWYWEGTQHLAYALLLVVLVPAVIAWVFGFFTFRSRVKGVYLSIITQAMTFAAMLLFYRNETGFGGNNGFTDFKRIAGFPITHPGTRTVLFLMTFGVLVLSFIGARAIVTSKLGRVVTAVRDGETRLMFLGYSPLAYKLFVWTVSAVLCGIAGALYVPQVGIINPGEMSPGNSIEMAIWVAVGGRGTLIGPIIGAFAVNGAKSFFTAYFAEYWLFFLGLIFVLVPLLLPNGIMGLFELIARRRNR, encoded by the coding sequence ATGACATCGGCGACTTCTCATGCTTCCGCTTCGGCTGCTTTGAATGCACGCGGCGTTGCGGCTGCCAACGAGCGCGAACGTCTCGAAGGCTTCGCGCTCGGCTTGCCGCCGCGCCCTGCCCTGTTGTCGAGGCGCGCGTGGCAGTTCCTGATTGCGCTGATCGTCGTGATCGGACTCGGCGTGCCGTTCACCGCGCTCGTGCTGCCGGAGACCAGCACGTTCCATCTGTCCGCGTATGCGATGACGCTTGCGGGCAAGCTGATGTGCTACGCGATCGCCGCGCTCGCGCTCGATCTCGTGTGGGGTTACTGCGGCATCCTGAGCCTCGGGCACGGCCTGTTCTTCGCGCTCGGCGGTTACGCGATCGGCATGTACCTGATGCGCGCGATCGGTCACGACGGCAAGTACGGCAGCGATCTGCCCGACTTCATGGTGTTTCTCGACTGGCATCAATTGCCGTGGTACTGGGAAGGCACGCAGCATCTCGCGTATGCGCTGTTGCTGGTTGTGCTGGTGCCCGCCGTGATCGCGTGGGTGTTCGGCTTCTTCACGTTCCGCTCACGCGTGAAGGGCGTGTATCTGTCGATCATCACGCAGGCGATGACGTTCGCCGCGATGCTGCTGTTCTATCGCAACGAGACGGGCTTCGGCGGCAACAACGGCTTCACCGATTTCAAGCGCATCGCGGGCTTTCCGATCACGCATCCGGGCACGCGCACGGTGCTCTTCCTGATGACGTTCGGCGTGCTGGTGCTTTCGTTCATCGGCGCGCGCGCGATCGTGACGTCGAAGCTCGGACGCGTCGTGACAGCCGTGCGCGACGGCGAAACGCGTTTGATGTTTCTCGGCTACAGCCCGCTCGCGTACAAGCTCTTCGTGTGGACGGTGTCGGCCGTGTTGTGCGGCATCGCGGGCGCGCTGTATGTGCCGCAGGTCGGCATCATCAATCCGGGCGAGATGTCGCCGGGCAACTCGATCGAAATGGCGATCTGGGTCGCAGTCGGCGGACGCGGCACGTTGATCGGACCGATCATCGGCGCGTTTGCGGTGAATGGCGCGAAGAGCTTTTTCACGGCCTATTTCGCCGAGTACTGGCTGTTCTTCCTGGGACTGATTTTCGTGCTGGTGCCGTTGCTGCTGCCGAACGGGATCATGGGACTGTTTGAACTCATTGCACGCAGGAGGAACCGTTGA